The genomic DNA TTCAATAGCAGATATGGATTAAAATATCTATTTAAATTTATAATTTGGAAGTAATAATGAAGCAAAAAGTTTCAATAATAATCCTTAACTGGAATGGATGGGAAGATACAATAGAATGTCTTGAATCACTTTATCAAGTAGACTATCCTGATTATGATGTGATTGTAGTTGATAATGGTTCTCAAATTGAGTCTGTTGAAATGTTAAAGAAATATGCATCAGGAGACCTTTCAGTTGAATCAGATTTTTTTGTTTATAATGAATTTAACAAACCTATTAACATCTTTGAATATACTGCCAAGGGATTAAAATCATTGCAAATAATTAATGAAAATTATAATAATTTAAATTCAAATAATAAGCTTATATTAATTAAAAATGAAATTAATTCTGGCTTTTCTGAAGGCAATAATATTGGTATAAAGTTTTCGTTGCAATTTTTAAATTCGGATTATATTCTGCTTCTAAATAATGATACAGTGGTTGATAAGAATTTCTTAAATGAACTTGTAAAATTTGCAGATACCGACCATAAAGCGGGTATTGTAGGGCCAATGGTTAATTACTATGATAAACCGGATAAAACTGCTTATATTGGGCATAATGTAAATTTATGCAATGGTAGAATATCAGATCCTCCAATAATTGATGTAAACAATCCCAAATCCGTGCAGATCGATTATGTTGTTGGTTGTGGATTGCTTATAAAGAGAAGAGTTATTGATGATATTGGATTACTTGATCCAAATTATTTTTTATATTATGAAGATGCTGACTGGTGTTTAAGAGCTAAGAAACATGGCTATGACATATTTTACGTGCCAAAATCTAAAATATGGCATAAAATACCTTCAGAAGAGATAAGATCTTTGAGTTCATATTATTATGGGAATAGAAACTCTTTTTTATTGATAAAAAAGAATAGGGATTCTTTTAATTTATTTTGTTATATCCAATTATTTATCAATAAACTCATTTTTGCACTTTATTTAATGGTTAAGGGCAAAAGTAATGCATCTAATATGGTAATGCATGCAGTTTATGATGCAATTAGAGATGATTATGGATATAAAAAACTGGAATAGAAATAGAATTTAATGGTTTTATTGGTTTTAAATATTATATTATAGTTCAATCTCTTTTACAAAGAATCGTATACTTCCTGGGTTTCTTTGGCAGCATTGTCCCATGTGAATATTTTAGATCTTTTAAGTCCCTTTTCTGTTAATTTTTGGGTCAAATCATCCTGTGTAAGGACATTGTACATATTTAATTCCAGGGCATTATCATCATTTGGATCTACCATTATTCCTGCGTCATCAACAACTTCCGGTAGGGAGCTGGTATTTGAGGTTATTACGGGCGTACCGCATGCCATGGCTTCAAGAGGAGGCAAACCAAATCCAGCATATAAACATGGATAAACAAGAAGGTCTGATGCATTGTACCACTTGGGTAGTTCTTCTTCTGATACATATCCAAGAAATATAACATTATTTTGAAGATCCAACTCTCTTATTGTATTTAACAACTGTTTTCTAGCCCCGTAGCTTTGAGGATCACCTATTTTTAACAGTTTGATACCTGGTAATTTCTTTTTAAGTTTTGCTAGTGATCTTAACAGGAAGTTCAGATTCTGTCTTGGTGTTTCAGAACCGACATAGAGTATGAATTTCTGATCCTTTGGAATGTTGTGTTGTATTAGAATATCTTTATTCCTTTTTTTATGGTAGAGATCATGGTCAACTGCAGCACTCACAATATGTATCCTCTCTTTAGGATAGTTCAAATATTTAATAATTTCATCTTTGGAAAATTCTGAAATTGTCATAATCCGATCTGCTTTTTTTAATCCTGACATATTACTTTTCCATAATCTTGAATGATTCTTTTCAAAGGCCCATGGAATTAGGTCATAACACGTTACAACAGATCTGTTCGTTTTAATTGAATTTAACAGATATGCATTTTCCTGAGAGGTGATATGTTTAATATTCTGCTTTTTTATATTATTTTGGACCTTGATTTTGTATCTGTAACGGTCAATGTTTTTAAGAGTTGTTCTGCCAATTTCAACAAAGAAATTTTTTAGTTTTGAATCTTCATGAGTTTGAGTATCTGGTTTATTCTCTAAATTTGATTTTAATGGATGACTATATCTTTTTTCAAGGTTATGCATAATAGATTCGTATTCAATGATATTCAATTTAACATCAAGCCTTTTATGTATCTCTATTTGATATTTAGACATTCCAAATATCTTATCAGTCTTTGGTCCGTTAATATAATCTATTTGCATTAAAATTTCACCTTTAAATGTTGATACAATAAGAATTATTTATTACTTTACCATACATCAAAAGTATTGATGGATAGTTCTCTACCAATTTTGAAGTATACTCCTATACAGCTCTTCAGTTTCCTTTGCAATTTTATCCCAACTGTAATTATCTACCATTTCCCTTCCTTTATTTCCAAAGTTTTTCCTTATATCTTCATTTTTTAGTAGATATGTCAAAGCATCTGCAAGGTTTTGAACATTGCATGGTTTTGCAAGTAAACCATTTTCTCCATGCTTTACAATGTCGGGTATACCTCCAAGATCAGAGGCAACAATTGGAATACCTGCTGCCATGGCCTCTAAATTTACAATACCAAAAGATTCGGCCATTGTTGTTGATGGTAAACAGAATATATCAGCTGATTTATAATACAATGGCTTTTTTTCATCTTCAACAAATCCTGTGAAAACCACATTGTTTTCAACACCCAATTTTTTAGCCAAGTCACTGAGATAATCAAACATTTGGCCTCTGCCTGCAAAAATTAGTTTAGTATTTGGAAATTCCTTTTTAACGGTTTTAAAAGCTTTTAATAATATATCCGGACCTTTATATTGGACTAAACTTCCGAAAAAGAGAATTATATTGTCCTCCAATGGTAGTCCTAAGTTAATCCTTGATTCTTCCCTTGTGTAGGGGGTTGTTACCTCTGGTATATTGATTCCATTGGGTATTACTACTATTTTATCCTTATATTTCCTTAAAAAGGGTGATTCATTGGCATATGCTTTAGTGGTAGCAATTATAACCTCTGCAGAGCCCAATACTTTGTTAATAAATAATTTATTGTAAATAGATACTCCTGTATTGCGCATGAAACTACCGCCTGTTTCCTGCCCATCAAACTGATATGTTAATAGAAATGGTACCTTTTTCCGTTTGGCATACAGCAGTGCAGGAAGATCAGAATAGGGAATTGGTGAATGTGCATGTACAATATCTAAATCATACTTTAATGGTTTATAAATTAATTTAAAAGAAGCATTGGCACTTGCAATTTTGAAACTGGTTGCATTGCGATGTATTTTCATGTTTGGATAAATCTCTAATGAATCAATAGAATCAATTGATGTTGTAAAAACATCAACTGAATTACCCCTATTTGCCATATTAACAGCCAAATTATATGCTGCTATTTCTGTACCTCCATGAGCATACTTTTTAATATAATCTGGAGTATTAACCAAGTTAACATATGGAAAATGTCCAATGAAATATCCTATTTTCATGTTAAGACCCTATTATTATGAATAATATTGAATTATATCTATATTATAAATCATGACCAGATTTTGTTGTAAATAAAAGAGATTATTATTTTATATTGTTTTTTAAATCTGAATCATCTTCAATATCTTGCTTATCATCAGTTTTAATATTATTTTGTTGAATAGCTAATTCTCTCACAAGATCTGTTAATTCTTCTTCAATTGTTTCGATCTTATTGTACATTTTGAATATCAAATAGAAACTTAGGAGTAAGCCTAGTATCAGTGCAAAATCCAGTCCTCTGCCTATACCTGTATATATTGCAAAATAATTTGTTGTGTTAGGGTATATTGAAATGAAAATGATGACCAACCATATAATAATCCATGCAAAAAGCATGCCTAAAGACATTTTTCCATCTCTAAACCTTAAAATACTCAGAACCATGGCTAATATTCCAAGAAAAATTGCAATTATCTGGTATATTTCTATCATTTTTTTTAAATCCCTGGTGGATATTTATTATATTATCCATTTTTTTTATTTATTAATTCGTATTCCATTATTTAATGAATAAGTTAGTTTTATTAAATTTATTTTTATTTTAATATGTTTATTATAAGTTTTACAAGTATTTTTAGACCTTCATCAGTGTTTGTGCCCTTGGTCATTGAATACTCGGTATATATGGTTTTTATTGGTACTTCTATTAATCTTAAATTATGACGTTTAACTTCGCCAATTATTTCAGATGAAACCCCATAATCTCTTGCATTTATTATTATTGTTTCAGCTGCTTTCCTGTTAAATGCTCTGAGTCCAGATTGTGAATCATTGACATTTATACCATAGAATATAAGGGTTATTAAATTCATTACCCTGTTTCCAAATTTTTTGGAAGAAGGCATCTCCTTAAAATCTCTTATGCCCACAGTAACATCAGCTTCATCATTAATTACAGGTTTTGAAACTTTTAATATGTCATTTGGATCGTGTTGACCATCTGCATCAAAAGTTACAATTACATCGGCATCTTCCATTAAAGAAGCTTCTATTCCTGTTTTTAAAGCAGCACCTAAACCCCTGTTTAGGAGATGTTTGCAGATCAATCCTTTATTATATTTTTTAATGATATTGCTAGCTATATTGTAGGTATCATCTTTAGAACCATCATCAACCACTACAAATTCAAATCCCATCTCAATGAGATCTATAATGACCTTTGTTATGGTTTTTTCCTCATTGTAGGCCGGTACAACAACAAATATTTTCATTGAAACCTCTCATTTAATGAATAACTCTTTATCTTTAATATTGTCTTTTATATGTTAAATCTTTGAGTAATAACTTAATGAATCAATTAGTTTAATGGCAATATGAAATCATGACAATAGAAAAAATATTGTATGAAAATCTTACTCCAAACGTTTTGCAAGTTCAGTAACACGTTTTCCAAGATTTTTTGAGGTTTCAATTCCTATTTCATCATTCATGGTATCACCTTTAGGACCCCCAACACCTGTTCCCCCGTAATGAGCCATTGGTGCACCATCTCCAACAACAATTGCATCATGGATTAAGAGAAAATCTTGAATAACTGAGATTGTACTTTCCTGTCCACCATTTCTTGAACCGCCAACAGCTATGGATCCTCCAACTTTGTCTTTTAATTTAAAAGATCCCCTAAGTGGTCTTGATCTATCGATAAACATCTTCAACTGTGATGTTACACTTCCAAAGTAAACAGGACTGCCAATGATCATTCCATTACATTCCATTAACTTTTCTGTTATTTCCCTCATATCATCGTATATTGCACATTCTCCAGTTGCCTTACATATATCACAAGCAACACAAGGTTCAATATTTAATGATCCCAAATTTATAATTTCAGTTTCTGCTCCTGCTTCCTCAGCAGATTTTAAAGCTGTTTCAACGAGGAAAGATGTGTTTCCATCAGTTCTTGGACTTCCTGAGATTCCTATAATCTTAACCATATAATATGCCTCCATAACAAATTCATAAATTTATAATAGATTTTTTATAACAGTTTCTAAATTTACTATCCAATACTATTAATCCAATTGATAATTAAATATTATATAAAGACCTTTCAAAATTAGAAAGATTAATAAATAGTGAACAGGAAAAATTGATTCTTAATTCTCTTTTACTAAAAATTTAATGAATAACACAAATTAAAGGATAAAAATGAAAAATAATAGTGTATACAAACCTCTTAAGGTCCAAAAAAAGGTTCTAGAAATAGTTGATGAATGTTTTAAGAAGGAAAATAATGGGGACATGGATGCCAGAAGTGTTGCATTCGATGATTTAAAGGAATTTTTAATCGAAACAGGTGATGGTTCTTACACCATTAAATCTGAAGTTTCAGAAGGATCATCCGAGACAATGCATACACATCATGGTGGGCTTGATGAATCCCTTGAAAAATATGTTAAACCCTCCCATCTTACAGAAAAGAAGGATGTTCATGTACTAGACATATGCAGTGGACTGGGATACACCACAGCAGTTTGTCTGGAATATCTAAACAACGAGACAAATCCTGAAATCTGTATCGATATGGTTGAAATATCACCATTAACCCTTGCAACTGGACTGATTATTCCAAGCCCTGTTAAATCACATGAAATTGTTAAAAAGGCAATCGAAGATAAATTATTTTCCACAGGATTTTTAAAATTCCGAACTATCAAAGAAAAAATCCCCGATAACATCAAATTAAATATTCACATTACAGATGCAAGAGAACTAGTTAAAAATTACGGTTTTACAAAAGAAACTTCACAAAATCCAGCTAAAGAAAGTGTGAATAGCAATGAATCAATTGATAAATCAAATACTTATGATGCAATATTTTTAGCACCATTTTCACCAGGTATTTCACCAGAACTATATTCCCTAGAATTTTTAAAAGGACTTAAATCCATGCTTAAAAATGATGGCATGTTTTTAACATATACCGCTGCATCAGCTGTGAGATATGCCATAATAAAAACTGGTTTATACGTTGGTGAGGGTCCAAGATTCGGTAGAAGTGGTGGAACACTTGCATCACCTTTACTTGTAAACATTGAAAAACCATTATCATCTAGAGATGAAAGAATGGTTGCATTATCAGACGCTGGAACTCCATTTAGAGATTTTACATTGAATGATTCGAGTATTGAAATATCTGAAAGAAGGCAAAATGAACGTAAAATTGCTAGAAAAGACTATAAATTTGCATCCACAGTCAAAAGTCCCATTTATCTTTGTAATGACATAAAAATTGAGGATCGTTTAATGCGTCGAGTTCTTAAAGACATAAGAAGGCTTGGATTTGAAGATCTGGAATCTGAAAAATCTAAATATATTGTTTGCCCACAGTACAGAGAGTGTATATGTGGTAGTAAATGTGAACCATTAGAAAATTCCAGCGAACGTGTGATTGAAATGGAGAAAAGATTAAATAAAATAATGGAATATGGTAATATCCCGGAGTAAATCGATTATATCAAAAAAAAGTTCTTTAATAATTTTTTTTAAATGAATAAATATAGTATAAAAAATATATGATCAACTGATACCACTAAAATCTAATTAAAAAATTCATAAATTATGTTAATACAATAAAAAATTTTTTACAAAAATAATCTTCATAGATATTGACTGAAATTCACAGTAGTAAATTTGAAATAATGGATTAAAAAAATAGAATTTTACAATTAAAACAGGAAGAGATTTATTAGAATGATTCGCCTGTTATTTAACTGTTTAAATACTATTTATCATAATATATTACCAATGAAATTTTATATTTATATTCAAAAAAAGGTGAAAGAATTTTGAACTTCGAAATAAAAAATAAAGATGCAATGGGAAGGATTGGAATACTCACAACACCCCATGGAAAGATTAGAACACCTGCACTCATGCCTGTTGTACATCCTGGAAAACAAACCATTGATGTAAAGGAATATGGAGCAGAAATTGTAATCACCAATGCATATATAATGTATAAAAATGAAGATCTTAGAGCCAAAGTGCTAGAAGAAGGTGTTCATGAACTCATAGACTTCCCAGGACCCATTGTAACTGATTCAGGATCATTCCAACTTTCAGAGTATGGTGATATTGATGTTAATAATCAGGAAATAATAGAGTTTCAAGCATTGATTGGAACAGATATTGGGACTTCACTTGATATACCAACACCACCATTTGTTAAAAGAGAAAGAGCAGAAAAAGAACTCGAAATTACAATTGAAAGGGCAATAGAATCACTTGAAGTGCGAGGTGATCTAATGCTCAACTCTGTTGTTCAAGGTTCAACCTTTGCTGATCTAAGATCCAAGTGTGCTGAAACAATTGGAGCCATGGGATTTGATGTTTATCCCATAGGTGCTGTTGTTCCATTGATGGAATCTTACAGATATTCAGAACTTGTTGATGTTGTTATGGCTTCTGTTAAAAATCTTCCAGATTCAAAACCAAGACATCTAATGGGTGCTGGTCATCCAATGGTCTTTGCACTTGCTGTTAGTATGGGATGCGATCTATTTGATTCGGCAGCTTACATACTGTATGCACAGGATGATAGGTTAATGATGCCAACAGGAACATTTAAACTTGCAAATCTTGTTGAAATGCCATGTTCATGTCCAGTGTGTATCAATTACACTCCTGAAGATTTGAGGAGTATGAAAAAGAATGATCGAATGAAATTAATTGCAGAGCATAATTTGCATATAAGCTTTGCAGAGATACGTAAAATTAAACAGTCCATTGTTGATGGAACTTTGATGGAACTGGTTGAGCAGAGGTGTAGAGTCCATCCTTACCTGCTTGATGCTTTAAGAAATCTTAAAAAGTACACATCGTTGATTGAGGAGTATGATCCATCTAGTAAAAATTCGGCATTTTTTTATTCGGGTCCGGAATCCCTTGCAAGAGCGGAAATTCAAAGACATCTGTCAAGGATCGATAGACTTCCCAAAAAAAAGAATCTTCTACTACTTCCAAGGAGTAGGAAACCCTACTCTAAACATATCCGAAATGATTTGGGCAAATTTTACACCAAACATATCCAAGGGGACAGTATAGTTGATCCTGATGAGCTTTTCAATGATCTTCAAGTCGCAGTTGTGGATGTGCCATTTGCTGTGATACCGCTTGAAATCGATGAGGTTTATCCGCTTGCACAGAATGAAGCCCCTATAATAACCGATGAAGACTCTAAGAAGTTTATTAAAGAAGAACTGGAAAAGTATATGAATGGTTTTGATAATGTTGTTATCAGTTCAAAGATTCTAGATCGATTTGATATGTACACTATTGAACTTGAACCGGGAAGGGATTTATCTGAAAACCCTGTTAGAGTATACAGTCTCGAAGAATATGAATTAGATTCATTTAAAATAGATCTGGATGATAGGGAAAAAATTAATTGTATTGCAGATTACCAGTTTGGAGCTGGATCTGGAAAAGCTCTATTCCCTGGTGAAGTTAAAATAGTTAAAAGTCGGAAAACAGGTAAAATAAGACATATATATGAAGAGGATGTTCTAATAGCAACTTTAAGAGCTACTGATAGTGTTTTTGTGCTGGACAGGGATGGTGCAAGAAGACTTCATTCCCATATTGATTATCCTGAAAAAAGGGTTGTTGTGAATGCTGATGCCGACCCATTTGCAAGAGAAGGAAAAAGTATATTTGCTAAATTCGTTATAGATTGTGATATAAATATAAGAACTAATGATGAAGTTTTGATCGTTAATGAAAAGGATGAATTACTTGCCTTTGGTAAGTCAATTTTATGCGGTCATGAAATAATGGATTTCAACACAGGACAAGCTGTTAAGACAAGGAAAGGAGGAATTTAATGTTACCTGGCGCAGGAATGAACCCTAAACAATTAAAGCAAATGCAAAGAGCAATGAAACAGATGGGCATGGATCAAAAGGATATAAAGGGAGTTACAGAGGTTGTCATTAAATTTAAAAATAAAGAAATCATTATAAACAGTCCTAAAGTGAACTTAATGGATTTTATGGGACAACAAACCTACCAGATAACTGGTAAGATAACCGAACAGAAAATAGAATCTGAATTAATTATCCCTGATGATGATATTGATCTTGTAAGTACTCAAACTGGAGTATCAAAGGAAAAGGCTCTTGAAACTTTGAAAGAAACACAGGGAGATCTGGCGGAGGCCATATTGAGGTTAAGTTAAATGCCTTTTATTGCACATATATCAGATTTACACGTTGGATCCTTCAACTTCAAGGAAGAGCTCATTATAAATGCAATTGATGAGCTCAACAACATCCATCCCGATGTGACCATAATTACCGGAGACATAACAGAAAATGGATACTACCTTGAATTTCAGGAAGTAATCAGATACCTGGATCAAATAAAATCCCCAATAATTGTAGTGCCAGGAAACCATGATGCACGACATGTAGGGAATGAATCCTTTGAAGTAATAATAAAAAAAAGATACGGAACATTAAAAGACAAAAAACATGGTTTAAAAGTAATCGGATTAGATAGTAGCGAACCCGACCTTGATTATGGTAGAGTAGGTAGATCCCAGCAAAATTTTATGGAAAAAGAACTGAAAAAAGCAGATGAAGAAAATCTTTACAAGATCATAGCGCTCCATCATCACATAATTCCAGTGCCAAAAACTGGTCGGGAAAGAAATGTATTAAGTGATGCTGGAGATATACTATTATCACTTATGAAAGGAAGAGCTGATTTAGTTCTTTCGGGACATAAACATATGCCACATGTTTGGATGATGGAAAATTCAGCCTTTATAACTGCCGGAACTGTGTCATCACTCAAGTTAAGAGGAAAAACACTTTCCTCCTTCAACACTATAAATATAGAAGAGGAGTTCATTGAAATAATCTTGAACCGTGCAGATGGAACACATAAATGTCTTGCAAAATATGAAAACACTTGTTTAGGTGATTAATTGAAAGTTATTATAGATGCATCAAATGTAGCACACTTTGGAAAGGATAAGGAAGGGAAAAAACCAAGTTTAGAAAACCTTCTAAAGGCTGTGGAAGCCCTTGATAAATTAGGTTATGAACCATTTCCAATAGCAGATGCATCCCTGAGGCATGAGATAGATGAAAAAGATAAGTTCAATGATCTCCTTGATGAAGGTAATGTACATCAGGTTCCATCAGGAACAAATGCAGATCATTTCATACTCAAAATGGCAGATGAAGAGGATACAAAAATACTTTCAAATGATAATTTCAGGGAGTTCCACGATGAATTTCATGATATTAACAACAGAAGAATTCCATTCAACTTCATTGATGGTAATATATCAATTGGATCATCATCAAAGCCAAAAAAGGTAAAGAATATACTCCAAAAGATATGCACCCAAATGCTTAATGACTTCGAGAAAAAGGGTCTGGATTCTTATAAACTGAAAAAAAATAAGAAGTTAAGTGGAATTGCAGTTGCAAAAGAAGCTATAGATAGAATATCAAAAACCAATGAAGATGGTTTTGATTCTAAAATTGAAGGTATTTTCTTGAAAATTCCTCTCTTTGATAAAGTAATGGGAATGGTTGAAGATGCAGAAAAAACGAGTGACTTTATAATATTCGTGCTTGTAAGTCCAAGAGATTATAAGGACGCTGTAAAAAATGCAGGAAATATTGCGGTAACAGTGGGTGACAGGTTAAAACTTGATCATGCACCCTTGGTTGCTGTTCGAAATGATCTCTTTACTAAACCAGGATCATTTGAACTCAACATTATCTATTCGGATGAAATACTTGAAGAATCTCCCTACAATGTTAATATAACCATAAACGACCATGATTACTCCTTTGTAAAGAAAAATTCGAGAAATATTGCAAGTACAGTTGCAGCAAGGCTTGGAACATGGAAATTCCCTATAGTATCTGTTAAGCCCAGTATGCTAATGGAAAAACCAGGACACTTTGACATAACATTAGAGAAGGGAGGAGAAAAGTAAATGGTTATGGATTACATTTCACGAGCCATATTTGGTTTTTTAATTAAAAACAAAGTTTTAAGCATTGGAACCAAGTATTATCCAACGAACGATATGGAACGGGAATACGTTGCAATGATAAATTATACCCGTACAATGCTCCTTGAAATCGAAACGGCCCATATAACCACGCAGAATATTTTTAATAATGTTCTAAGCGAAGTAGGGGTAGGAAATATCCCTGAAAACAGGAAATTTCTTGAAATAGAACCTGCAGAAAATAAGGTTAATGAATATGCTCTTTTGAGCAATATAATCATGGGTAGCGATAGATACCTATATGTTGAGGTATTTAAAAGCGATAGAAAAATAATAGATGAATTTGTTGACCATATAAAGAAAGAAAATGGTCTTATTGTTGAGAGAAGCTCAACAGAAATAGTATCAAAATTATTATCAAAAAATGATGCAATAAGGGTAGGAATAGAATTAATATCCATTGGAATGGACAAAGAAATGGATGTAAGGGTTGCAGTTGGAATGACCGGTGCTGCTGCAATTGAAAGATCAATAAATTTAAATAAG from Methanobacterium spitsbergense includes the following:
- a CDS encoding NYN domain-containing protein, with translation MKVIIDASNVAHFGKDKEGKKPSLENLLKAVEALDKLGYEPFPIADASLRHEIDEKDKFNDLLDEGNVHQVPSGTNADHFILKMADEEDTKILSNDNFREFHDEFHDINNRRIPFNFIDGNISIGSSSKPKKVKNILQKICTQMLNDFEKKGLDSYKLKKNKKLSGIAVAKEAIDRISKTNEDGFDSKIEGIFLKIPLFDKVMGMVEDAEKTSDFIIFVLVSPRDYKDAVKNAGNIAVTVGDRLKLDHAPLVAVRNDLFTKPGSFELNIIYSDEILEESPYNVNITINDHDYSFVKKNSRNIASTVAARLGTWKFPIVSVKPSMLMEKPGHFDITLEKGGEK